The Pseudarthrobacter sp. BIM B-2242 region CCGACGGCGGCGCGGACGGCATCCCAGGCGCCCACGACGGCGGTGCCGACGGCGGTGCCGACGGGGGTGCTGACGGCGGTGCTGACGGGGGTGCTGACGGGGGTGCTGACGGGGGTGCCGATGGCGGTGCTGACGGGGGTGCCGATGGCGGTGCTGACGGGGGTGCCGATGGCGGCGTCGAACAACAGGGCAGCTGAGTTTGAGCTCTACCACTGACTTCCAGGACCCCGGCCCGGGGAGGGATGCCGGGGTCCTGGAAACACGCCTGATTGGCATCGCCCATGAGAAATTCGCCAGCGACGTCTGGGGGCGCACTGCGCTGCTCACGCGTGGTGTCAGCGACTTCTCCGATTTGTTCTCTGCAAAGGCCGTCGACGAACTGATCTCGCGCCGCGGGCTGCGGACACCTTTCCTGCGTGTAGCCAAGGGTGGCTCGACACTTCCCGACTCCTCATTCACCTCGCCGGCAGGCGTTGGCGCCACTATCTCTGACCAGCTCGACGACACCGAACTTTGGCGCAAATTCGCCGACGGAGCCACTCTCGTCCTACAGGCGCTGCATCGCACGTGGGAGCCGGTGTCGAGCTTCAGTACGCAGCTAAGTACCGAGCTCGGACATCCTGTGCAGGCCAATGCATACATCACCCCGCCCCAGAACCGCGGTTTCGACGATCACTACGACATCCACGACGTCTTCGTTCTGCAGATCGAGGGAACAAAGCGCTGGATCATCCATGAGCCGGTCCACATGGATCCGCTGCGTAGCCAGCCCTGGACAGATCGCCGCTCCGCCGTCGCCGAGGCCGCTAAAGGCACGGCCTACATCGACACGGTCCTCAAGCCCGGTGATGTCCTCTACCTGCCACGTGGTTGGTTGCATGCCGCCCAGGCACAGGGCAAAGTCTCGATCCATCTCACCCTGGGAGTTCACAACTGGACTCGCTACGGGCTGGCCGAACACCTGGCGCAGGCCGCGCTTGCAGCACTGTGCGACGATCCCGAGATGCGCCGTTCCTTGCCATTGGGCGTGGAGGGACCCGATGGGGAGATCGCCGCCGTGCGTGAACGTCTCGCCGCCGCAATCTCTGAGGCTGATACCACTTCCCTTTTCCACCGCGCCCGGAGGGGACAGGGACGCCCGGCTCCGCTAGGCCCCGTGGCCCAGCTCGCGGCCCTCGAGCGCCTCGGCCCCGCGTCGCTGGTGCGGCTTCGGGATGCACTGGAACCACGGCTCGAGGGCTCACGCCTGACT contains the following coding sequences:
- a CDS encoding cupin domain-containing protein, with the protein product MSSTTDFQDPGPGRDAGVLETRLIGIAHEKFASDVWGRTALLTRGVSDFSDLFSAKAVDELISRRGLRTPFLRVAKGGSTLPDSSFTSPAGVGATISDQLDDTELWRKFADGATLVLQALHRTWEPVSSFSTQLSTELGHPVQANAYITPPQNRGFDDHYDIHDVFVLQIEGTKRWIIHEPVHMDPLRSQPWTDRRSAVAEAAKGTAYIDTVLKPGDVLYLPRGWLHAAQAQGKVSIHLTLGVHNWTRYGLAEHLAQAALAALCDDPEMRRSLPLGVEGPDGEIAAVRERLAAAISEADTTSLFHRARRGQGRPAPLGPVAQLAALERLGPASLVRLRDALEPRLEGSRLTTRVGWLDFPETHLPSVKLLLDGKDHPVTDLGVELVERLLRAGVLVPVEQ